One Serinus canaria isolate serCan28SL12 chromosome Z, serCan2020, whole genome shotgun sequence DNA window includes the following coding sequences:
- the ZNF367 gene encoding zinc finger protein 367 produces MAERLPPGNPPVIFCQDSPKRVLVSVIKTTPIKPSSGGSGAEEPMPVPPVPTSPGFSDFMVYPWRWGENAHNVTLSPGGGDSTAGPSALPPPRGGASRVPGGDEEKAGSPGSGGRHRHLKDGIRRGRPRADTVRDLISEGEHSSSRIRCNICNRVFPREKSLQAHKRTHTGERPYLCDYPDCGKAFVQSGQLKTHQRLHTGEKPFVCSENGCLSRFTHANRHCPKHPYARLKREELTDRLSKKETADNKAVAEWLAKYWETREQRAPALKTKAIQKTDQEQQDPMEYLQSDEEDDEEKNSAHSAARHRRLQEQRERMHGALALIELANLAVAPLRQ; encoded by the exons ATGGCGGAGCGGCTCCCGCCGGGCAACCCCCCAGTGATTTTTTGCCAGGACTCCCCGAAGCGCGTCCTGGTCTCCGTTATCAAAACCACCCCGATCAAGCCCTCCTCGGGGGGGAGCGGAGCCGAGGAGCCGATGCCAGTCCCGCCCGtccccaccagccctggcttCAGCGACTTCATGGTCTACCCCTGGCGCTGGGGCGAGAACGCACACAACGTGACCCTCAGCCCCGGCGGCGGCGATAGCACCGCCGGCCCGTCAGCCCTTCCACCGCCCCGCGGTGGAGCGAGCAGAGTCCCCGGCGGGGACGAGGAGAAGGCAGGGAGCCCGGGCAGCGGCGGGCGGCACCGGCACCTGAAG GATGGAATAAGACGTGGCCGTCCAAGAGCAGACACTGTCCGAGACCTGATCAGTGAAGGAGAGCACTCTTCCAGCAGGATACGTTGCAATATTTGCAACAGGGTCTTTCCACGAGAGAAGTCACTGCAAGCCCATAAGCGAACTCACACTG GTGAAAGGCCTTATTTATGTGACTACCCAGATTGTGGGAAAGCCTTTGTACAGAGTGGGCAGCTCAAAACTCACCAGCGTCTCCACACAGGAGAAAAGCCTTTTGTCTGCTCAGAGAATG GCTGTTTAAGCAGATTCACACATGCAAACCGTCATTGTCCCAAACATCCCTACGCCCGACTCAAGAGGGAAGAGCTCACCGACAGGCTGAGTAAGAAGGAGACAGCTGATAATAAAGCTGTGGCCGAGTGGCTAGCAAA GTACTGGGAGACTAGAGAGCAGCGTGCTCCTGCTTTGAAGACCAAAGCAATCCAGAAAACAGATCAGGAACAGCAGGACCCAATGGAGTATCTTCAGTCTGACGAAGAGGATGACGAGGAGAAGAACAGCGCTCATTCAGCTGCCCGCCACCGTCGCCTCCAGGAGCAGCGTGAACGCATGCATGGCGCACTGGCACTCATTGAGCTGGCAAACTTAGCTGTGGCACCCCTGCGACAGTAG